The Halotia branconii CENA392 region ATTCTTTATTAGAACCACTACAAGAATTAGGTTTAGAAATCACTGGGCTAAATACTCTGACTGGATTACCAGAATATCGTAACGGGGGATTATGTCTTGACTTGGGGCTAATTAGTGCTAAACATCTAGAAATATTTAACTCATCTTATTCTGTAGCATCAGAAGTTATAGTTGAATGGCGTGCTTTGACTGTAATTCTTTTAGATCAAATTGCTGTTACAGTCCGCGAAAAGTTAGGTATGAATGCAGAAGAATTACCACTAGTGAAAATATTGCAAGGGGGAACCTGGACAGCAGGGCGGAAAATTGCTGCTGAACTTAGAACATCTGGTAAATCACCAATACAAATTGCCAGCGATGGCACAGTGTTTTAATTTAATTTGTAATGACGCTCCTGCGTCGCTACCGCTGCGCTAACGTAATTCGTAATTAAAAAACTATTAATGTATTATACCAATGGCTAACGCATCCTCACGAATTTGCTATTGATTATTGACTAAAATATGCAAAATCAAGTCACAATTATTGAACATCCATTAATTCAGCATAAACTAACGCTCATGCGTAAAGCTGAAACTAGTACGAAAAAATTTCGCAATCTTCTTAAAGAAGTTAGTTTGTTGTTAGCTTATGAAGTCACGCGAGATTTACCACTAAAATATGAACTGATTAAAACACCTCTTTCCCCAATGGATGCACCGATACTTGCACCAGATAAAAAGCTAGTTTTAGTGTCTATTATGCGGGCAGGTCAAGGAATTTTGGATGGAATGCTGGAGTTGATGCCATCTGCACGGGTGGGGCATATTGGTTTATACCGTGACCCCAAAACATTGATTCCTGTAGAGTATTATTTTAAGGTTCCCCATGATGTTGAGCAACGGGATATGATTGTCGTTGACCCAATGTTAGCCACTGGTAATTCTGCTGTTGCAGCCGTAGAAAGATTAAAATCAACTAATCCTTCATCAATTAAATTTGTTTGTTTGCTTGCAGCACCAGAAGGAATTGAACATTTTTGTCAAGTACATCCTGATGTTCCTATTTATGCTGCTGCTATTGACGATTATTTAGATGAACATGGTTATATTATTCCTGGATTAGGAGATGCAGGCGATCGCTTGTTTGGCACAAAATAAGTTAATAGTAAAATTCAGTTATGTGAACTTTTAGAAATTTGGCCGATTGAGATACCTCATAATCACAAATTCTAATTTACTGAAATCGTAGGGTTTGACGATATAATCATCTGCACCTGTCGAGATCCGGTGATTGTAATTTGGCGCTAATGTTGAAGGTAATAGCGCAATAATTGGAATTGCTGCGGTTTTTGGGTCTTGCTTGAGATAATCAATTACTTGGCTGCTGTTTAGATCAGACAACATCATATCTAATAGGATGAGGTCAGGTTTATGAGTTTGTGCTAATATAACTGCCCTCACTCCTTGTTTAGCACAAATGCACGATAAATTTAATGTTTTGAGGTGAGAATCTAGGAGTTCTAAATTATGTAGATTTTGTTCTACAACTAAAATTAAGGGCTGTTCATCCATAAGCAATTATTCACCTTTAACGAAAGGCTATATACCTAGACTATTAATATGCAAGTTTATGAATAACTTTTTAGTAAAGTCATTTTTTGTGATACGTGTTTTGGAGATGTAATACCGTTTCACGAAATTATTGATACAAATTACTTTTTTTACTCCCCCTGCCTCCTCTGCTACCTGTCACTGAGCGTAGCCGAAGTGCTACTCCCCCTACTTGCCCAAATGTATCAACTTTAAAGTTAAACGGTATAAGAGCCTTCCTCTAGGCGACGGAGTGCGGCTTGACATTAACTAATTTGTATATGATTCCTTGAGTTAGTTTTTACTCTAAATTTAAGGGTAAACACTAACAAATTAATGGAAATATCAAGCAAATATTGACATTATCCTTATAAATATACATTTTGTCTATATGTAATTGTAATTATAGTTTAAATATTTACTGAGTAGTTAATCAAACTTATCTTCTTTTGAAAAAGCAGGAATACTTACTACTTTAGAAGGCTTAGATTTGCCAGCTAATCCTACTAATGCCAGTATAGCGATCGCGTAGGTAGCATCATCATAAATTTATAGCAGGAGGAGCTTAATTCTTTTTCAACCAGGGCGATTAAGTACTCTTGACCGTTAAGAGTACAATCCTGCCAAAGCCGCAAATGCTAGAGGTACAGCCAGACGCAGACTAGCCGTTAGGTAATCCAAGAAATTGAGGTTATTTATAATTGGGTTAGGTTATTTCCAAAATTGACTTGATCTTTGATAATGAATCGAATAACCTAGACGGTCAGATACCTTTTTTTAGGAAGTTTATGAACAAAAAGCTCATCCTTAATTTGTTTGCCAGTTCCTCAATTTTTACATCCTTAATATCTACGCTGGGGGTAATCAATCCAGCCCATGCTAGTGTTAACCTGACCCAGCGATTAATACACACCAATGATAATCGTACCTGTATCAGTAATCCCCACGGTTTTAAGAACTTCGTGTGTATTCGAGATTCTGAGAGAGATCCAAAAGCTGCTCCTGCACCCAAATCGGCAGTAATTACAGCCCAAGCATCTGATAGCACAGTTGCAGAACTTGATTTTACAGATGAAGAAAGCGACGCTGCAATTAGGTTATTTAAGTGCGACTGTCCATTTTGCATCAACTCTTTGCGACAGTTACGTGGTACTGGCAACTTAGTGTACTAGTTTTTCAAAGTGCCAGTGAGCTGATACAAGTACCATTTTAGTTTGTGCGTTTTGTTTGTCGAAGTCTTAATAGCATTTTTGTAATCAAATACTCACCAAAATCTTCAACTTATTGATTATTTCGTAAATTAATTTTTTTACTGAAAAGTAACTGTTTTAGTTTTAAACAAAGTGAAAACCTCTTTTTGATTCTAGAAGTATTTTCGCCCATGCGATCGCCTCTGCCGGAGCGTTGCACAAACAAAGCATAAAATTAATTAATATATCTAAAATCTCAAATTTTTCATCCTCTCTACGCTTACGCATGAAATAATCAGAAAAAATAGTTATTTTTGCTCTAATTTTCCGGAAAGCGAGTGTACTGAGTGGAATCCAACTTTCAGCGTATATAGAAATTCGGTTTGATTTATGAAATTACTTGCGTAGACGGGGAACTCTTAACAGGAAATAAGACTCTTTGAGGTGTACTGAATTTTTTCAAAAATCAAATATGAGTCCTATATTTATCAAGTAGTGTTAAGTTAATTCCACCTCTGGAAGGGACGGGATTTCGTGTCAGTGGTCAGTTGTCAGCGATGCATTGAGCGTACTTGTGCTGAGCGCAGTCGAAGTAGCCAAAGTATCCATCCCACTGTTCATTCGCGTCAACGTCTCTGAAAAAGAAGAAGTAGATTTGCCGTCGCCTTTCGATGACTACGATAGTGATTTTACTGTGGTTGGCAAATATTTACGTAAGCTAATATACATTAAACTAATGGGTGATAATTGACACCATTTCATTGTCCTATATTAGGGTGGACACGGATGACATCTCAAGGCGATCGCTATCAAGAACTAGAACAACAGGAACGTATACTACGAGAACGAGAAGTTGAATTACGACTGCGGAAAATGGAAGCTGATATCCATATTCCCAATGCATCTATTCATCAAACTATTAAACATCAGCCAGAAAATTCTTCCCAGCCGTGGATGAAAAAAGTTATCCTCGGTGGAAAATTATTTGCTTTAGGTGTAGCGGCGCTAGTTGCGGTCAGAATAGCCTCAGTTTTGGCTGGTATTCTGATTGTCGCAGTTTTGGTAGGAGTATCTTACAAACTATTTTTTGAATCCAAAAACCATAATTTTTAATTAAGGTGTAATAACTATGACCGACCAAGTAACATCTGATAGATTTCTGCAAGATTTAGAACGTGTTTCTCAAGTACGTTCAGATATTTCTGAATGTTTAAATCAACTTGCACATACCATCAATCAAGCTGAATTAGCTGGGGATTCTTCATCAGGGAAGCTCAGTTTAGAACGAGATATTGAAGATATCATTATAGCTAGTAAAAACCTTCAAAAAGGTGTATTTAGACTTTTGGTTTTAGGCGATATGAAACGAGGAAAAAGCACGTTTCTTAATGCCTTAATTGGAGAAAATTTATTACCTAGTGATGTCAATCCCTGTACCGCAGTCTTAACAGTTTTACGTTATGGTGCAAAGAAAACAGTCACCATTCATTTTAATGATGGTAAAAGTCCACAACAGCTAGATTTTCAAAGCTTTAAATATAAATATACGATTGACCCGACTGAAGCCAAAAAATTAGAGCAAGAGAAAAAACAAGCGTTTCCTGATGTAGAGTATGCAGTTGTTGAATATCCCTTACCACTATTAGAAAAAGGAATTGAAATTGTTGATAGTCCAGGATTAAATGATACAGAAGCACGTAACGAATTATCGTTAGGTTATGTCAATAATTGTCATGCGATTCTATTTGTAATGAGAGCTTCACAACCATGTACTTTAGGTGAGCGTCGCTATCTAGAAAATTATATCAAAGGTCGAGGACTAACAGTTTTCTTCTTAATTAATGCTTGGGATCAGGTGCGAGAATCATTGATTGATCCTGACGATATGGAAGAATTGACAGCATCTGAAGATAGACTAAGACAAGTATTTAGCGCTAATTTGGCAGAATACTGTTATGTAGATGGTCAAAATATTTATGACGAACGCGTGTTTGAACTTTCGTCCATTCAAGCACTCAGACGGCGGTTGAAAAATCCCCAAGCTGACTTAGCAGGAACTGGCTTTCCTGGGTTTATGGGAGCGCTAAATACTTTCTTAACCAGAGAACGGGCGATCGCAGAACTCCGTCAAGTCAGAACTTTAGCTAGACAAGCTGTCAATCATATTAGTGAAGCAGTTGCAAGACGCATACCATTACTCGATCAAGATGTAGATGAATTAAAAAAACGGATCGATTCAGTAGAACCAGAGTTTAATAAACTTACAGGTATTCGAGATCAATTTCAAAAAGAAATTATCAACACAAGAGACACTCAATCGAGAACAATTTCTGAATCATTTCGCAGTTATGTTTTAAATTTAGGTAATACTTTTGAAACTGACTTTTTACGCTATCAACCAGAATTAAATCTGCTTGACTTCCTCAGTAGCGGTAAACGAGATGCATTTAACGCCGCACTGCAAAAAGCCTTTGAACAATACATCAGCGATAAATTTTCTGCATGGACTTTAACTGCTGAAAAAGAGATTAATTCAGCTTTTAAACAACTTTCTCGCAGTGCTTTAGAATATGGTGCATCTTATAATCAAGTAACAGATCAAATCACCGAAAAACTCACTGGACAAAAAGTCCAAATTAACGCCACGCCTAATACAGAAGATAGTAATTCTCCTGGATGGGCAAAATGGGCAATGGGATTGTTATCTTTGTCGAAAGGAAACTTAGCAGGTGTAGCATTAGCTGGTGCTGGATTTGATTGGAAGAATATTTTATTAAATTACTTTACTGTCATTGGCATCGGTGGAATAATTACAGCAGTAACAGGTGTTTTTTTAGGGCCTATTGGGTTTGCTCTATTGGGTTTAGGAGTCGGATTTTTGCAAGCAGATCAAGCTCGTAAAGAGTTAGTTAAAACTGCTAAAAAAGAACTGGTAAAATATCTACCGCAAGTAGCACATGAGCAATCACAGACTGTGTACGATGCTGTAAAAGAATGTTTCGACTCTTACGAAAGAGAAGTTAATAAGCGGATTAACGACGATATTCTATCTCGTAAATCCGAGTTAGATAATTTAGTCAAGCAAAAAGAAACCAGAGAAATTAATCGTGAGAGTGAGTTCAAACGTTTGAAACGCTTACAAGAAGATGTCATAGCTCAATTACAAAAAATTGAGGCTGCGTATAGCAACTTGTTGGCTTATTATAGTTAAATTAAATAACGAAACTCCAGATAAACGCAGATTAACTACCTACGTTTATCTGTGGCGTTAAATATAATATAAAAATATGTCACAAATTGAAAATTATAAAAATCTAGCAGCATCTCTCAAATCTGCATCTGACTTATTAAATTTAAATAGCACATCACAAATACATCAAAATGTAATTACCGTCTGTAATCATCTGGCTAATCCCAACTTTCGGATTGCGGTTTTTGGCCCCTTTAATCATGGCAAGTCTACTTTGCTAAATGCCATACTGGAAAATCGCACGTTACCCATTGATTTAATTCCTACAACAGGTGCGGCAATTACTGTTAAATATGGCTCTGATGTGCGGACTCGGATCATGTTGATAAATGGAACAGAAGTCTACCGCAGTGGTACAGAAATTTTACAACAGTTTGCGATTTTAGATGGTAATAGACAGATGCGAAAAGATGTAGCATCTGTGGAAGTTTTTTGTCCTCACCCTTTTTTAGAAACTGGTGTAGAATTTGTTGATTTACCAGGAACTAATGACAGAGAAGAACAAGATAATTTAGTTAAGAAACAACTTTTAGGTGTAGATTTAGTAGTTCAGTTGCTAGACGCACGTAAGTTAATGACTTTGGGTGAGCGAGAAAACTTGCGAGATTGGTTATTAGACCGAGGGATTAAAACAGTTATTTTTGTCGCTAATTTTATTAATTTACTTGAACCCGACGAGCAAAAGCAAGTTCAAAATCGTTTATTGTTTGTTGCAGAAAGTTTTCGAGCAGCATTACCTCCAGGGTTTAGTAATTTATATCGTGTTGATGCCTTACCTGCATTGAGAGCTAGATTAAAAGGTGATGTCGCTGCTGCAACTAGTAGTGGTTTAGTCGCTTTTGAAGCAGCCTTGCAAAACATTGTAGGCATTTTACAACAAAATCGTGGCGATGTGCGATCGCCCAGAGTCCAGGCGATCGCAGATCAAATTCAACAATCATTAAAAGCTAAAATTGATCCGATACTAATTGAAATACAATCTTTTGATGAAAAACAAAATACTAAAATTGAAATAAAACAAAAAGCTGCTAATTTAATTAACCAAGGTTTTATTAATAGTAGTAGAGAATTACGCGAGTGGCTAGCCTTACCCAACTTATTTGCAAAATATCAAGCTGATGCCGCAGTAGCATTAGTAGAAAATAACTTTAAGTCTTGGCAAACAAATGTTTTAAAAAAAGATTTAACAGAATTACAACTAGCTGTAGTCAAATGGCTTTATCAAGCTTATAATTTTTTCCAAGCAGAACGACCAGAAGATTTATCCATTTCTTTTCCTAGTGAACCGCAGGTAACGTTACCTCCTAGACCCAACAATAGCGATGATTTGAGTCAACCTAGTTCTATAGCTGTTGGTGGGGGTATTGGTTGGTTATTGGGTGGCCCTGTAGGAGCCGCTGTCGTGGGCAGTATTTCTTATTTACTAAATAAGAATCTTCAACAAGAAGATGAAAAATTAGCCAATGAATCTTATCATCAGCAAGTTGCTAAAATTTGTATAGTAGCGATTGAAGATTATTTTTCTCGCTTTAGTTATCAAGGATTATCAACCTTAGCAGCTTATGAGCAGCAAGCTATAAAAATTATTTGTTTTGAAGTTGCTCAAGAACCATTAGAAGTTATCCAAAAGCGTGAAGAATTACAAAGATTAATAAACAATTTTAATCAGTTGCAAAGAGAATTAGCAACATCTAAAATCTTCTTAAATTATCAATTATATCCAGAGATACTCAAACACAACAATACTAAACGAGAGTATTTCCCTCAACCAGAAAAAGTTTCGACTTATTCTACTAAAACTCCTCGTGAACAGCAACAACAAGAAAATTTTGCCAAGAATACTAATATAAAAGTAGAATCTCCGCGTCAGCGAGTTTCTCCACCTCCGCCGTCTCCACGCCCAGAAGAAATTGAGGCTAAATTTCGTAATTGGGAACTTGATGAAGAAATAGCAAGAATGAAAGCTGAAATGCGTTCTCCTGGTTCTCATACAGGTAAACAACAGCAGAAAAATCAAACCAAGACAGCACCTCAACAACCTAAAACACAAGTAGAAAAAGATAAAATCGCTCATGCGTACAACATTTTAGGATTACCAACAAATGCTTCTTTGACTGAAGTGAAACAGGCTTATCGAACTTTAGTCAAAAAATGGCATCCAGATTTATTTGTCAATAAGTCACAACAGCAAAAACAAGCACAAGAAAAAATGCACTTCATTAATGAAGCCTATACGATTTTATCGGAAATACATAACTGATAAAAAATGTGCAAATAGATATAACTATTTGCACATCTCTGTAAAAGTCAACTAGTAATTATCAAATAAATTAGACTGTCCAGAAGATTAAATTAATAGTCAATCTGGAAAAGTCAAGGGTGAAAAGATTGTTGTCATACAGACCAAAAGAGCCATGAGATGTAGATGATGTGTTGTTTATCCCATCATGAACAGTGGTTAAATCAAGCTTTGAATTACCACCCCACAAATACTGAAAACAACTATCTAACTTGGTATCTTCTGGTGCTGAAATTAGGTCGTGCAAAAACGGCTTTGCATCAACAGGATGTAAGTCAGAAATTGCTATTTTAGCCATTTTTTTAATTTCTAGGTCAGGTTATGAACAGCTTGACTTTTTTGAATTAAAAATTAAAACTATAAAATTAAAAATTAACAATAAAGATAATTTTCAATTAATTCTGGGTACAAGCCCCCATTTATTGTAATTGTTAATTAATAATTTTTAATTTTTAATTGGAGCGTACCCCTGCGGGGAAGCAAGTTACGCGCAGCGTCTCGTAGAGAAGCGACTTGACTCTTAGATAAGTTTGTATCCGGTTAAGTTAGAAGCATTTCACCCTTCATACTTTCCACCCATAAGGATAAGTCCAAATGTAAACTTGGTCTGAGTTATCTACAGAATGATAGTTATTGTCGTGGACACTATATGCCCCATAAGTCTTATCTTCTAGACGATTTATGCCGTCATGAATAGTCATGATCTCAGCATAAAGATAACCACCTAATACAGTCTCTGATTGCGGTGGAGCCAAATCATGTATAAATGTTTTTAGCTCATTCAGGTGAAAGTCACAAATTGATATGTTAGCCATGATTATGCCCAAATAGAAACTTTATCTGAATTGTCTATCGAATTAAAGTTATTATCATGGCTGCTGCCTACACCATGATATTCAAATTCTTTACGATTGATTCCATCATGAACACTCAAGACACGAGCATAAGGAAAACCACCAAATAAAGTTTTTACCTGTGCTGGAGTTAAATCATACATCAATGTTTCTACATGATTAAAATGAAAGTCGTAAATTAGTATCTTCGCCATAACGATGTCCAAATGAAAACCTTATTTGTTTGACTCCTAAATTCTACTTAATTAGTCAAATTATCAGCAGTTTATATATTAAGTTTCTATGTAGAAGTCTATTTTTTATAGACATAATTAAATGATTTCTGTCTTTTAATAAAAATACTTTTTATCCTAATTATTGTTTAACAATTAGACTTTATATAGGATGTACCCCAGTTTTTATTGTGCAACGATAAAATAAGTGTCATTGCGTAAAGCCTACGGCATGGCTTTTCTCACGAGACGTTACGCGTAACGTCTCGCACAGAGGAGGAACGACGTTCCCGAAAGGTAGCAATCGCATAGACTTGTTCGTAGTGCGAGCTTGTGAGATTGCTACTCTTCTCCTTACAAAGACGCTACGCGTAGCTTGCTTCCCCATAGGGGTACGAGAACGCCTTCGGCGAACACTCCACACTTCGTTGCGTACCCTTCGGGAAGGCTAAAGCCCTAAGCGCAGCTATGCCGTAGGCTTTACGCAATGATGTTCAAAAAAGTGGGATGCTTCCTTTATATAGCGGTAGTTGTATAACAGTTATCAGTTAATATTTTAAGTGGTTTATGAATCAAGAACAAGAAACTGCGATCGCAGGTATCTACGAAGTCTGTATTGGTGTCCCAGACGCAATTGTGGCGATTCAATATTGGGAGCAATTTGGCTATCGCATTGGTCAAGTTGGCGAATTATCTGCTGATGTCGCTGATCAATTATATGGGGTCAATTCCTGTTTACGCTCGATTCGCCTCTATCATCAAAATGCAGATCATGGTTTGATTAGGTTGATGGTCTGGCAAAATCCTACTAATCAAGGATTGGGGTTAGCGTCAATGAAAGTTAAGGGAAATCGCTGGGCTACCACCTTAACTACTGATTTGTTAATGATTTTAAATCATGCAGAAGATGCAAAAGCCGCGGGTTGGGCTATTAAATATAGCTACCCCTACTGGGAAGTCATATATAACAAAGAAAGAAAAAGCCGACCTTTTACAGATGCGGCGGTGGGAGTGCGAGAAATGTTGTTACTCCAACCTTTAACTCGGCAAGTTCTATTTCAACGATTTGGTTATACACTGCCCCACTATGGGGAAATTAATCACACTGCTGCTTTTAAGACCAGTCAGTTTACCCATATAGGAATTATTGTTCAAGATGACAGCAAAGAAAGCCTAAAATTTTATGAAGATGTTTTGGGTTTGCTGCGTGTGCGTGATGATGTTGAGACTAGCTATGAATCTTCACCAGCAGGTCGGGATCTTTTTGATCTCCAACCGGGTGAAAAATTTATTGTTACTACCTTTGATGACCCTCGTTCTTCCAAATCTGACTTGATGGCTGCACGTAGTGGTAGACTTTACGTCATTCGCTTTCCCGATGCGCTCAACTTAGAATCACAAATGGAAGCATCGCAACCGGGTAGCTTAGGAATGTCACTTTATACCTACCGAGTGCGGGGATTACAGACTTATTGCGATCGCATCAAAGACAGTCAAGCAAAAAACTTGACAAACATCATTGAAAATGAGTTTAAAGAAAAAAGTTTTTCTTTTATTGCACCAGATGGCTATTGCTGGAATTTAGTAGAAGGCTAAAAGTTATTTATGGTGTTTGAATTAATCAAGCTTTTAAGGCTTTATCCCACTCTAACTGATGAGCTAAACCATACTTGATAAAATCTTCCACTTTAGCTTTATCGCTTTTACCAAAAACACCTAAACTGTAAGGATTATCTTGCATCCGTTGTGCGACTTGCTCTCGTTCAAATTGTATTACTTCTTCTCTAGGCTGATCTGGTTTAAAAAAGTCTACCACCAAAACAGTTCTGTCATAATTGGTATAATTATGTGGACAGTGTGGATAACTGTGATCTAAAACCATGAATTTACCTTCATGCCAATAAAGTCGCTCATGGCATATTTTCATAGCCACATCTCCCTCTGGCACGATTAATCCTAGATAACCACGATTCATGTGAGGGTTATAGTTGACATGGAGCTTGATATCCAAGCCTGGATGAAACGTACCAAAATATACATTTCTGATAACACTATCATTGATATAATTTACTTCTTTAATTACCCTAGCTAAATTTAAAAAGTATTTCTCTCTTAATGCCAATGCTTTTTTAGATGCATCATCTAGCTCATAATCAGGATATTGTATTTGATGCACCTGAATATATTCTTCAATAAAGAAACCTTGAAATAAAATCCCAAAAGCACTATATTTTGCATTACCCTTAGTCTTAATCGTTTTACTTTTAGGCCCTAAAATATCATAAATAAACTTTAACTCTTCACTAGATGCATGATTCATAAAGTTTGCAAACTCATCTTTAATCACTTGCCAATTGTCTTGAAAGCTTTTAAGAAAAAGAAATTGCTTTGGGTCTAAATGATATTCATTAAAATTTGTCATTGTATTTTCTCCTAAACAAAAAATGTTAATTATTAATCATAATTGATGAAAATAACCCAAATTATGTTATTTTCGAGCTAAAAATTAAAGTATAAAAGTATATATGCTTAATTCATCAATATTATAACCCACATTCCACACCCCTAACTGTTACAGAGGGAAAATACTGATAGAAAAAATACAAGTGAAGTTCTTGTCTACTACTGTGCCACATTTTGATTAATATGTGACAGTTAGAGTGGTGAAGGTGGGATTTAAAATATATTTCAAATTGGGAAAGTATTCACAATCACTATATTGTCTCAACTAACTTGATAAATTGCTAATTAAATCAATAATTTAGACAAAGGCAAATTTATATAAATAGGTGAATTACCTGATGTCTATTGCAGAGTCAATTAAACAGTTTATCAAATGGATACAGACTTTTGATAATCGAATTTTACAAAATGGATATGATGTTGAACAAAAATTTACCTTGCCGATGTTTCGTTATCTCGGCTATCCAGATAAATATCATTGTAGTAAATATCCTTTAAAAATAGATAACTCAAGAGTCCAGGCAGAAAAGTTAGAAATTGCTCAGTTTTATTTCACTACTGATGATATTGCCAAACAAAATGCAGATACATCCTTAATTATTATTATATGTTTAGAACCACACACAACTAATTTTAAAGAAGCTACTGAACAAGCTAAGTTTTATAATAAATATCTGAGTCCATTATTTTTTATAATTACTAATGGTTATAAAATAAATGTTTTCAAACGAATTATGTATCATCAAGAAGAACTGATTTTTGATATAGACATAAACTTATTGATCAATCACGAAATAGCCTCAAAATTTTATAATCAACTTAATTTTAGTTTTGTTAAAAATATTGATAAAA contains the following coding sequences:
- a CDS encoding dynamin family protein, with the protein product MTDQVTSDRFLQDLERVSQVRSDISECLNQLAHTINQAELAGDSSSGKLSLERDIEDIIIASKNLQKGVFRLLVLGDMKRGKSTFLNALIGENLLPSDVNPCTAVLTVLRYGAKKTVTIHFNDGKSPQQLDFQSFKYKYTIDPTEAKKLEQEKKQAFPDVEYAVVEYPLPLLEKGIEIVDSPGLNDTEARNELSLGYVNNCHAILFVMRASQPCTLGERRYLENYIKGRGLTVFFLINAWDQVRESLIDPDDMEELTASEDRLRQVFSANLAEYCYVDGQNIYDERVFELSSIQALRRRLKNPQADLAGTGFPGFMGALNTFLTRERAIAELRQVRTLARQAVNHISEAVARRIPLLDQDVDELKKRIDSVEPEFNKLTGIRDQFQKEIINTRDTQSRTISESFRSYVLNLGNTFETDFLRYQPELNLLDFLSSGKRDAFNAALQKAFEQYISDKFSAWTLTAEKEINSAFKQLSRSALEYGASYNQVTDQITEKLTGQKVQINATPNTEDSNSPGWAKWAMGLLSLSKGNLAGVALAGAGFDWKNILLNYFTVIGIGGIITAVTGVFLGPIGFALLGLGVGFLQADQARKELVKTAKKELVKYLPQVAHEQSQTVYDAVKECFDSYEREVNKRINDDILSRKSELDNLVKQKETREINRESEFKRLKRLQEDVIAQLQKIEAAYSNLLAYYS
- a CDS encoding dynamin family protein, giving the protein MSQIENYKNLAASLKSASDLLNLNSTSQIHQNVITVCNHLANPNFRIAVFGPFNHGKSTLLNAILENRTLPIDLIPTTGAAITVKYGSDVRTRIMLINGTEVYRSGTEILQQFAILDGNRQMRKDVASVEVFCPHPFLETGVEFVDLPGTNDREEQDNLVKKQLLGVDLVVQLLDARKLMTLGERENLRDWLLDRGIKTVIFVANFINLLEPDEQKQVQNRLLFVAESFRAALPPGFSNLYRVDALPALRARLKGDVAAATSSGLVAFEAALQNIVGILQQNRGDVRSPRVQAIADQIQQSLKAKIDPILIEIQSFDEKQNTKIEIKQKAANLINQGFINSSRELREWLALPNLFAKYQADAAVALVENNFKSWQTNVLKKDLTELQLAVVKWLYQAYNFFQAERPEDLSISFPSEPQVTLPPRPNNSDDLSQPSSIAVGGGIGWLLGGPVGAAVVGSISYLLNKNLQQEDEKLANESYHQQVAKICIVAIEDYFSRFSYQGLSTLAAYEQQAIKIICFEVAQEPLEVIQKREELQRLINNFNQLQRELATSKIFLNYQLYPEILKHNNTKREYFPQPEKVSTYSTKTPREQQQQENFAKNTNIKVESPRQRVSPPPPSPRPEEIEAKFRNWELDEEIARMKAEMRSPGSHTGKQQQKNQTKTAPQQPKTQVEKDKIAHAYNILGLPTNASLTEVKQAYRTLVKKWHPDLFVNKSQQQKQAQEKMHFINEAYTILSEIHN
- a CDS encoding response regulator, producing MDEQPLILVVEQNLHNLELLDSHLKTLNLSCICAKQGVRAVILAQTHKPDLILLDMMLSDLNSSQVIDYLKQDPKTAAIPIIALLPSTLAPNYNHRISTGADDYIVKPYDFSKLEFVIMRYLNRPNF
- a CDS encoding aspartyl/asparaginyl beta-hydroxylase domain-containing protein — protein: MTNFNEYHLDPKQFLFLKSFQDNWQVIKDEFANFMNHASSEELKFIYDILGPKSKTIKTKGNAKYSAFGILFQGFFIEEYIQVHQIQYPDYELDDASKKALALREKYFLNLARVIKEVNYINDSVIRNVYFGTFHPGLDIKLHVNYNPHMNRGYLGLIVPEGDVAMKICHERLYWHEGKFMVLDHSYPHCPHNYTNYDRTVLVVDFFKPDQPREEVIQFEREQVAQRMQDNPYSLGVFGKSDKAKVEDFIKYGLAHQLEWDKALKA
- the upp gene encoding uracil phosphoribosyltransferase, coding for MQNQVTIIEHPLIQHKLTLMRKAETSTKKFRNLLKEVSLLLAYEVTRDLPLKYELIKTPLSPMDAPILAPDKKLVLVSIMRAGQGILDGMLELMPSARVGHIGLYRDPKTLIPVEYYFKVPHDVEQRDMIVVDPMLATGNSAVAAVERLKSTNPSSIKFVCLLAAPEGIEHFCQVHPDVPIYAAAIDDYLDEHGYIIPGLGDAGDRLFGTK
- a CDS encoding VOC family protein, with translation MNQEQETAIAGIYEVCIGVPDAIVAIQYWEQFGYRIGQVGELSADVADQLYGVNSCLRSIRLYHQNADHGLIRLMVWQNPTNQGLGLASMKVKGNRWATTLTTDLLMILNHAEDAKAAGWAIKYSYPYWEVIYNKERKSRPFTDAAVGVREMLLLQPLTRQVLFQRFGYTLPHYGEINHTAAFKTSQFTHIGIIVQDDSKESLKFYEDVLGLLRVRDDVETSYESSPAGRDLFDLQPGEKFIVTTFDDPRSSKSDLMAARSGRLYVIRFPDALNLESQMEASQPGSLGMSLYTYRVRGLQTYCDRIKDSQAKNLTNIIENEFKEKSFSFIAPDGYCWNLVEG